AAGAGTTCTGTTTGTGTGCTTTCTTCCTCTTCCATCTTTTCTGTGTGAGAAAGTGCAATACTGATAGAATAAACAGGAATGCCATGAACAAAATTTGTTGTTCCATCTAATGGGTCAATAATCCAGTTAAAACCCTCTTCTTTTGGTGTTCCTGTACCTTCTTCTGCAATAATTCCTGCTTGAGGCAATAGTTCTCTAAGTCTTGCGACTATCTTTTTTTCGGCTTCCTTGTCCACATACGAAACCAAACTATTAAAACTCTTGACCTCAATATCGTCTTTATTGAAGTCTTGAGCTTCCTTAGAAATAAAACTAGCTACTTGCTCTGCCAGCTGGCTTACCTCTTTTCTTAGAAAAATTAAATCAATCGTATGTTTGTCTGTATTTAAACTTGAGCTTGAAGAAGCCATAAAATTTTAATTAGTATGATGAAAATTAAAAAAATTAGAGTACTGGACATGAAGATAAAAAGTTGTTGGTGTCGCTTTGCTAAAACACCAACGAACGGTACTTTGTAACTCACTGAACAGCAAATATCTATTGATGTTCAGTACTTTTTTAAAAAATATTCTAAATTTCTGATTTATAATGATTTGAGTAACTCTTGTATGTCTTCTTCAATCTGCTTTTCCATAGCTTGTCTGACAGAGGTACGCACTACTCCTAAGCTTTCTAATTGACGAGCATAGCTAAGTAATGATTTTTTTGTTCGTAATATCTCCTCACGTATTCTCATTTTGTCTTCTACAAAATTTCTCTGTTTGACAAAACCCTCTTGTTTGAACTTATTTTCCTTTGTCTTGAGAATAGATTGTATTTCTTCTTTTTGTCTTGTAGCAGCATTTTCTTTTTGTAGGGCAGAGTCTATTTGAGCTAAAGCTTTTTGATACTTTGTATTTTGTTCTTCTAACATTTTACTTATCTGTTCAGCTTCCAACTTATTTGTTTCAGCTTCTTCTCTTTGTTTATCAGCATCTTTTTTTGCTTCTACTGCATCTCTTTCACTTTTTTCTGCCTTTTCTTTTTCAATAAAAGCATACACTCCCACAATTAAAGAAATCAAAAGTGTAAAAGATGATATAATGAGTAATAATTTCTGGCGTTCAATGCGTTTTTTTGCTTCTGCATTTCTATCTTTCTCCAGTTTTAATAACTGTTCCTCCAACTGCTTTTGCTCATTCTTTTTTGCTTCAATGGCTTTTTCACTTTCTTCTAAGTACTGAGCTTGCAATGCGTTGGGAGCAGGAATTTTCTTTTTGAGAATAGCTTCTTCGTACCAAGATTGTGCTAAAAGATATTCTGTTCCTACAAGTAAAAAATCGCTGTTTTTATCTTGTTTTTGCCATTGCAGAGCTTCTTGATACCAGTGGTTGTGTGCTTTTACGTGTTCTCTGTCTGTGTCTAGTGTTCTGATAAGTTCGGCAAACGAATCGTGGAAATTAGCTTGGTTAGGAATAAAATTTATCCACTGTATGTTGGAGAGTTCCATCGGAATTTCAAACGTCTCGGTGGCTCTGTACAGTAGTGTAATGATTCTTTTTCCTAGTTTGGTAGCAAACTTAACTTCATCATCACAATAAGGAGATTTGACAGAATCTGGAGAAATTATGAAAAGAAAATTTTCACAGGCTTCAATTCCATTATAAATTTCTTGTTGAAAATCTGTACCTGAAGCAATGCTTTCTTGGTCGAACCACGTCGTTTTACCATTTTCTTGTAATTCATCATTTAGCTTTCTTGCAAAATCGCCATCTGCTCTTGAATAAGAGATAAAAACCTCTGTGCTAAGTTGTCCACTTTTAGCCTCGCTTTCTCTGATAAATTCCTCGTGTAACCTAGTAGGCAGATGAGTATTTCTCTGTAATCCAATTTTTAACCAAATTTTTGCTTCATCAAGGTTGTGTCCTCTAAGCAAAATACTAGAGTTATGGTTTTGTTCCTTCCAACGAATAGCCTTATTCAGAATAACTTTGTGTTTATGATAATAATCACGGTCAGTATTAATCTGATTGAGAATTTCGTCTATATCTTTTTCATAATCTGTTTTTTCATTTTTCGAACGAGGAATAAAGTCATAATTATTATCTGTAAAATCTATAAACTGCAAATTGCGTATTTCTGGTGGAAAATCATGAACGGGTATATCATCCATTCGTAGTGGAATAATTCGCTTATTGTATTTAACAGCATGTGCAAGTTCTTTTTCGCAGTATTCAGATTTGATGGATTCATGTGTGATAAAGAAAATAAAATTATCAGCCTGTTCTATTCCTTTTTCTACTTCTTTATCAAAGTCTTCTCCTGCTTGAATATCCATTTCATGTGTCCAAGTCGTAATCAAATATTGAGCTAAGGAACGCAATACTCGGTTTCTGATTTCTTCGTCTTCTTCAGCATAAGAGACAAAGACATCTGTCATTCTGTTTTCAGAGTTTTTACGAGCTTCTGATATAAATTCGCAATGTATAGAAGAAGGTAAGCAAGGGGGTTGTTCGCTTTTAAATTCAGTAAGTAACCATTGCTCAGATTCTGTTTGTCGGTCTCCAAAAGGCAAATAACGAGTGTTACGATATTGTTTTTCCCACTCTAAGGCACTATGTAGAAGTTCTGTATGGCGTCGTACATAATCTCTATGGCTTTCTAATATAGAAAATAAGCCTTCTTGTCCATTTTCCCTATCATCTATATCTGTCCACTCATGTTGTCCTTTTCCTTCTTCTATTTGTTGTCTCATATAGAGCCAATTTCTTTTACTAACAGAAGGATGCATAAACTTCTCTATCATCTCTCTAGAAGGCTCAATATGCAAAATAGGAATAATTCGTTTGCTATATTTGGTAGCTAGTTCAATTTCTTTTCTACAATACGGCGAGCGAATAGAGTGAGGAGCTATTACAAAGATAAAATTATCAGCTTTTTCAATACCTTCGTCTATTTGGTCTTGAAAATCTACAGCTAACGGAATATCATTTTGATCAAACCAAACTTTATATCCCTTTTGAGTTAGTAATTCGTAGAGTTGGGAGGCAAAATGCTTGCTTTCTGCCCGTCCATAGGAAATAAAAATATCTTTATAATTAGGATTTGCCATGATGAATGTGCAATGTGTTTTTTTGGTAGTGCGTAAAGCGAAAGGATAGTTTTGAGTGAACACTACATAAAAGATGATTCTTAGTAAAATTTTAGAGCCTCATCTAAAAAGCATTCTACAAACTAAACTTACTCATTTTTTGTCTCAAAAAGAAAAAAAACGTTCTTTTTAGGAAAAAAAGATAGCTAGTGAACTTTTTTGAAAAAAAATAGGTTGGGTGTATAGAATGCAAAAATAATCTATCATTTTTACTTATGTATTGATAATGAAAGAGTTATTGAAAGTGCGAGGTATAAATCTCCATTTGACTGAGGTTTGAGAGAAAAATTTTACACAAAAAATATAAAAAAGTTAATTCAATCTCTTGCAAACTTCAAATAAAGCTATTACCTTTGCATTCATAATTACGGAACGAAGTAATTAAAAATCACTTCAAAATCTGTAATTTTAATATGGCGATCATAGCTCAGCTGGTTAGAGTATCGGTTTGTGGTACCGAGGGTCGTGGGTTCGAACCCCACTGTTCGCCCAAGTTTTATATTTAGAATTATATTTTTTATTCTAAAAATGCAAAAAGCAGTTTTCAAAATTTGAAAACTGCTTTTTTGTTTTATTTATTATATTCAAAAAGTAAAAAATATGATTCTATAACTTATCTCAGTTTTACGTAAGAAAATGAGTAAATAGAGTTACTTTCAACCACGGCTAGAAGCCGAATACATAGCCCTCACTCGTTTGAAAACGAGCGAAAGCCATTTTTTATTCTACGCTCAAGTGGAGAGATTTGGTAACTAAATTAAGACAAAAGGTTAGTAAGCTCAATGCTTTTCAGAATCTTTGAATTGCCACAAAACGTTCACAAGTTGCCATTTTCCATTTAGTTTTACTATATGCATATAGTCTATCCAGTCATCAGCTATCAGTTTGAGAGATGCTGTTTTATCTGTCATATCTAGTATGATTACTTCTTTTTTTGGATTTTTGGGAAACTTGTCTCCTTCTTCGTTGTAGGTTTCAGCTAGTAGTATCATAGCATCAGTAAATGTTTCTCTCAAATAATCTTTCCCTGTTTTTTTATCTTTCCAAAAAGTTCTCTTTACCATTCGTGGATGAGCAGCTCTTTCAAATTGTTCTAGCTTTAAGTTATGTTGAAATTCTATATAATCTAAAGCTACTTGCTTCACGTCCACAGAATCTTGTAGGATTTGTGCTTTCGCAGAAAAAGTAGAAAAACAAATAACGGATACAATAGCAAATAGGTATTTCATACTTGTTGAATTAGTTTTTGATACATAGCGACTTGAGTGAAGATACAAAAAAAATAGACTTAAAATAGCTTTTTTTTAACTTCTAAGGCTGTTTTCAATACAAAACCCACGTTTGGAAACGAGCCTTTAGATTTTTACTGACTACAATAGATGTAGTTTCTTATATTTTCCCTTTGTAGTCGTTTGCCCAACCCAAAATTGCTTTAAATTTATTAGCAGGTAAAAACTTAAAAATTTTTGAGTTAGTTCGCTCTCGTATATAAAATCTACCAAAATGCTCAATAGTTACAGATTCATTTTTTTTCATTGATTCTAAAATGATGTCAGTAAAAGTAGTAATTTGTTCCTTTGCTGTTTCTTCATCACAATTCATTTTTTGTGCATATTCTTTTACAAATTCTTTGTGTTTCATTTTTATTGAATTTTATGTATTTGAGGTATTCAAAGAACGAAATTGTTTTTGATTAGTTTAAAAAAAACAGCCTTAGAATGTCACTAAAAAACTTCTAAGGCTACTTTCAATACAAAAGTTATTTTTGCAAATCTAAGATTTGCCTAACTGATAGGTCGTAGTCATCGCTTCGCTAA
The Bernardetia sp. genome window above contains:
- a CDS encoding TIR domain-containing protein; this encodes MANPNYKDIFISYGRAESKHFASQLYELLTQKGYKVWFDQNDIPLAVDFQDQIDEGIEKADNFIFVIAPHSIRSPYCRKEIELATKYSKRIIPILHIEPSREMIEKFMHPSVSKRNWLYMRQQIEEGKGQHEWTDIDDRENGQEGLFSILESHRDYVRRHTELLHSALEWEKQYRNTRYLPFGDRQTESEQWLLTEFKSEQPPCLPSSIHCEFISEARKNSENRMTDVFVSYAEEDEEIRNRVLRSLAQYLITTWTHEMDIQAGEDFDKEVEKGIEQADNFIFFITHESIKSEYCEKELAHAVKYNKRIIPLRMDDIPVHDFPPEIRNLQFIDFTDNNYDFIPRSKNEKTDYEKDIDEILNQINTDRDYYHKHKVILNKAIRWKEQNHNSSILLRGHNLDEAKIWLKIGLQRNTHLPTRLHEEFIRESEAKSGQLSTEVFISYSRADGDFARKLNDELQENGKTTWFDQESIASGTDFQQEIYNGIEACENFLFIISPDSVKSPYCDDEVKFATKLGKRIITLLYRATETFEIPMELSNIQWINFIPNQANFHDSFAELIRTLDTDREHVKAHNHWYQEALQWQKQDKNSDFLLVGTEYLLAQSWYEEAILKKKIPAPNALQAQYLEESEKAIEAKKNEQKQLEEQLLKLEKDRNAEAKKRIERQKLLLIISSFTLLISLIVGVYAFIEKEKAEKSERDAVEAKKDADKQREEAETNKLEAEQISKMLEEQNTKYQKALAQIDSALQKENAATRQKEEIQSILKTKENKFKQEGFVKQRNFVEDKMRIREEILRTKKSLLSYARQLESLGVVRTSVRQAMEKQIEEDIQELLKSL
- a CDS encoding nuclear transport factor 2 family protein — protein: MKYLFAIVSVICFSTFSAKAQILQDSVDVKQVALDYIEFQHNLKLEQFERAAHPRMVKRTFWKDKKTGKDYLRETFTDAMILLAETYNEEGDKFPKNPKKEVIILDMTDKTASLKLIADDWIDYMHIVKLNGKWQLVNVLWQFKDSEKH
- a CDS encoding HU family DNA-binding protein — encoded protein: MKHKEFVKEYAQKMNCDEETAKEQITTFTDIILESMKKNESVTIEHFGRFYIRERTNSKIFKFLPANKFKAILGWANDYKGKI